A section of the Flavobacterium sp. CG_23.5 genome encodes:
- the pyrH gene encoding UMP kinase, protein MKYKRILLKLSGEALMGDLQYGIDPKRLAEYADEINQIHEKGVEIAIVIGGGNIFRGVAGASAGMDRVQGDYMGMLATVINGMALQGALEDKGMKTRLQTALKMESIAEPYIKRRAVRHLEKGRIVIFGAGTGNPYFTTDTAAVLRGVEIDADVILKGTRVDGVYDCDPEKNASAVKFDFISFDDVLKKGLNVMDTTAFTLSQENKLPIVVFDMNKVGNLLKICEGENIGTVVNI, encoded by the coding sequence ATGAAATACAAAAGAATTCTTCTAAAACTAAGTGGGGAAGCCTTAATGGGCGACTTGCAATACGGAATTGACCCAAAAAGATTAGCTGAATATGCCGATGAAATCAACCAAATCCATGAAAAAGGAGTAGAAATAGCCATTGTGATAGGTGGCGGAAATATTTTTAGAGGAGTTGCCGGAGCAAGTGCAGGAATGGACAGAGTTCAAGGTGATTATATGGGAATGTTAGCGACGGTCATCAATGGTATGGCTTTACAAGGAGCGCTTGAAGACAAAGGAATGAAAACCCGTTTACAAACAGCCTTGAAAATGGAATCCATTGCTGAACCTTATATTAAAAGAAGAGCCGTTCGTCATCTTGAAAAAGGAAGAATCGTAATTTTTGGTGCAGGAACAGGAAATCCATATTTTACTACAGATACTGCTGCCGTTTTGCGTGGTGTGGAAATAGATGCTGATGTGATACTAAAAGGAACTCGAGTTGATGGTGTATATGACTGTGATCCTGAGAAAAATGCCTCTGCTGTGAAATTTGATTTTATTTCATTTGATGACGTTCTAAAAAAAGGATTAAACGTAATGGATACTACCGCATTCACTTTGAGTCAGGAAAACAAACTGCCAATAGTAGTTTTTGACATGAATAAAGTAGGGAATTTATTGAAAATCTGTGAAGGAGAAAATATAGGAACCGTAGTAAATATATAA
- a CDS encoding patatin-like phospholipase family protein, whose translation MDLKTKSIGLILSGGGSKGLAHAGAIKFLEEQNIRPARIAGTSAGSIVGAMYAWGKTPEEILEFFKSIYLFHWKHLTFKKAGLIDSESFKSYFYSIFKDATLEELKIPVQITATNMVRGKLKVFGPHTKIIDAVLASSAFPGIMSPYEIKGELYSDGGILNHFPTDILQGHCDTLIGVYVSPIQKIEAKDLNSIKAVTTRAFDILSANSNMHKFNNCDWVIEPKALSLYSTFETNKIKMDAVFNIGYEAAKKSYEKLNL comes from the coding sequence ATGGATTTAAAAACAAAATCAATTGGACTGATACTTTCGGGCGGAGGCTCTAAGGGGTTGGCGCATGCTGGAGCAATTAAATTTTTAGAAGAACAAAACATTCGTCCGGCTCGAATAGCTGGGACTAGTGCCGGATCAATTGTTGGCGCCATGTATGCTTGGGGAAAAACGCCTGAAGAAATCCTGGAATTTTTTAAATCGATCTATCTTTTCCATTGGAAACACCTTACTTTCAAGAAAGCAGGATTAATTGATTCCGAATCCTTCAAAAGTTATTTCTACTCTATTTTTAAAGATGCTACATTGGAAGAATTAAAAATCCCAGTACAAATAACAGCAACTAATATGGTAAGAGGGAAACTAAAGGTATTTGGCCCCCATACTAAAATTATTGATGCTGTTCTCGCCTCTTCAGCATTTCCTGGGATTATGTCACCCTATGAGATTAAAGGGGAATTATATAGCGATGGGGGCATTTTAAATCATTTCCCAACAGATATTTTACAAGGTCATTGCGACACTTTAATTGGTGTTTACGTTAGTCCAATTCAAAAAATCGAAGCAAAAGATTTAAATTCCATTAAAGCTGTCACGACCCGAGCTTTTGATATCCTTTCGGCAAATTCAAATATGCACAAGTTCAATAATTGTGATTGGGTAATAGAACCAAAGGCTTTATCTCTTTACAGCACATTCGAAACTAATAAAATTAAGATGGATGCTGTTTTTAATATTGGCTATGAAGCCGCCAAAAAATCCTACGAAAAACTTAATTTATAA
- a CDS encoding thioredoxin family protein, with protein MKVQIAKALFNSHSYAEYRKLVSDLLLENKSTGNEQSEDLTLYSTLNETRMNRLDKTMDITDENGFKLKSLKGEYIWLVISEGWCGDAAQIMPIVNKMAIESGKIELKIVLRDENEDLMNLYLTNKGKAIPIVIIIDKETGNLLGHWGPRPKGAADLIKNYKKEFGSLDEKAKTDLQLWYLHDKGLTTQEELINLMADLES; from the coding sequence ATGAAAGTCCAAATAGCTAAAGCATTATTTAATAGTCATTCGTACGCAGAATATAGAAAACTAGTTTCCGATTTATTACTTGAAAATAAATCAACAGGTAATGAGCAATCCGAGGATTTGACACTTTACAGTACGCTAAATGAAACCCGAATGAATCGTTTAGATAAAACGATGGATATTACGGACGAAAACGGTTTTAAATTAAAGTCTTTAAAAGGAGAATACATCTGGTTAGTTATTTCCGAAGGATGGTGTGGTGATGCCGCACAAATAATGCCTATTGTCAATAAAATGGCTATAGAATCAGGTAAAATAGAATTGAAAATCGTTTTGCGCGATGAGAATGAAGATCTGATGAATTTGTATTTAACCAATAAAGGAAAAGCAATTCCAATAGTAATCATCATTGATAAAGAAACGGGAAATTTATTGGGACATTGGGGACCAAGACCAAAAGGAGCAGCTGATTTAATCAAAAACTATAAAAAAGAATTTGGAAGTCTTGATGAAAAGGCAAAAACCGATTTGCAATTATGGTATTTGCATGATAAAGGATTAACTACTCAAGAAGAACTAATTAATTTAATGGCTGATTTAGAAAGTTAA
- a CDS encoding type II toxin-antitoxin system RelE/ParE family toxin, which translates to MEITKKEVVQSIFFYKDIQDIYEYGERTFGENAALFFYEEISLDVKNLEKNYLLHPECRHLERKTKKYRNIILGSYLIIYRITPTRIEVLRAFHGSRSPKTIRKTKNISID; encoded by the coding sequence ATGGAGATTACAAAGAAAGAAGTAGTTCAATCAATTTTCTTTTATAAAGATATTCAAGACATCTATGAATATGGCGAAAGAACTTTTGGTGAAAATGCAGCTTTATTTTTTTACGAAGAAATTTCATTAGATGTTAAAAATTTAGAAAAAAACTACCTTCTTCATCCTGAATGCCGCCATCTGGAAAGGAAAACAAAAAAATACCGCAATATTATTCTGGGCTCCTATCTCATTATTTACCGAATTACACCTACACGAATAGAAGTCTTAAGGGCTTTTCACGGAAGTAGATCTCCAAAAACAATCAGAAAAACGAAAAACATTTCAATTGATTAA
- the truB gene encoding tRNA pseudouridine(55) synthase TruB, translating into MTAEEFLEGQILLIDKPLHWTSFQAVNKLKYALINKLGLPKKFKIGHAGTLDPLATGLLLVCTGKFTKRITELQGQAKEYTGTFFIGSTTPSYDLETEIDQTFPTEHIDEALIHETVTQFLGEIDQKPPIYSAIKKDGVRLYEHARAGATIEIASRKTTIHEFEITRIALPEIDFRVVCSKGTYIRSLAFDFGKAMNSGSHLTVLRRTKIGDYDVNEGIDVTAFEDSLEANV; encoded by the coding sequence ATGACAGCCGAAGAATTCTTAGAAGGACAAATTTTACTCATTGACAAACCACTGCATTGGACTTCCTTTCAGGCGGTGAATAAATTAAAATATGCGCTAATTAATAAACTGGGACTTCCAAAGAAGTTTAAAATTGGCCATGCCGGAACCTTAGATCCTCTCGCAACTGGATTGCTATTAGTTTGCACAGGGAAATTTACCAAAAGAATTACCGAACTTCAAGGTCAAGCCAAGGAATATACCGGAACGTTTTTCATAGGATCGACTACTCCTTCATACGATTTAGAAACCGAAATAGATCAAACTTTTCCAACGGAACATATTGATGAGGCTTTGATTCATGAAACCGTGACACAATTTTTGGGTGAAATCGATCAAAAACCACCTATTTATTCTGCGATAAAAAAAGATGGCGTTCGCTTATACGAGCATGCCAGAGCGGGAGCAACAATTGAAATTGCGTCAAGAAAAACTACAATCCACGAATTTGAAATTACCAGAATTGCACTTCCTGAAATCGATTTTAGAGTCGTTTGCAGCAAAGGAACTTATATTCGCTCATTAGCTTTTGATTTTGGAAAGGCGATGAATTCGGGCTCTCATTTGACGGTCTTACGTCGAACAAAAATTGGTGATTATGATGTGAATGAAGGCATTGATGTCACAGCATTTGAGGATAGTTTAGAGGCAAATGTCTAG
- a CDS encoding undecaprenyl-diphosphate phosphatase, producing MNTLQAIVLAIIEGITEFLPVSSTGHMIIASSFFGIAHDDFTKLFTIVIQLGAILSVVVLYFKRFFQSFDFYFKLLVAFIPAVVFGLLFSKKIDALLESPVTVAVSLLIGGIILLKVDDWFAVPEVSSPVSKEITYLQAFKIGLFQCLAMIPGVSRSGASIVGGMSQKLSRTTAAEFSFFLAVPTMLGATAKKCYDYYKDGYVLTHDQINYLIIGNVIAFIVALLAIKSFIEFLSKKGFKLFGYYRIAAGIILLIIHFFIHPLTII from the coding sequence ATGAATACATTACAAGCTATTGTTCTTGCCATTATTGAAGGAATTACGGAATTTTTACCCGTTTCTTCAACTGGGCATATGATTATTGCCTCTTCTTTTTTTGGCATTGCACATGACGATTTTACCAAGCTTTTTACCATTGTAATTCAATTGGGAGCAATCCTTTCGGTGGTTGTTTTATATTTTAAACGTTTTTTCCAATCCTTTGATTTTTATTTCAAATTATTGGTTGCTTTTATTCCAGCGGTAGTTTTTGGATTGCTTTTCAGCAAAAAAATAGATGCTTTGCTAGAAAGCCCTGTTACGGTAGCCGTTTCTCTTTTGATTGGAGGAATCATTTTATTAAAAGTCGATGATTGGTTTGCCGTTCCCGAAGTTTCTTCGCCAGTAAGCAAAGAAATTACGTATCTACAAGCGTTTAAAATTGGTTTGTTCCAATGTCTTGCCATGATTCCAGGTGTTTCAAGAAGTGGCGCCAGTATTGTAGGCGGAATGTCTCAAAAACTATCTCGAACAACTGCAGCAGAATTTTCATTTTTCCTTGCCGTGCCAACGATGTTAGGCGCAACCGCAAAAAAATGTTATGATTATTACAAAGATGGTTATGTACTGACTCACGACCAAATCAACTATCTGATTATTGGAAATGTTATTGCGTTTATAGTGGCACTATTGGCTATAAAATCATTCATAGAATTTTTAAGTAAAAAAGGATTTAAACTTTTTGGTTATTACCGAATTGCAGCTGGTATCATCTTATTGATAATCCACTTTTTTATTCATCCCTTGACTATTATTTAA
- a CDS encoding DUF3098 domain-containing protein — protein MKNNEQNHEFLFEKVNYKILLIGIGVIALGFILMSGGGSDNPNVFSEDIFSFRRIRLAPTTVLIGFGITVYAILKNPKKV, from the coding sequence ATGAAAAATAACGAACAAAACCACGAATTCCTTTTTGAGAAAGTAAATTATAAAATTCTATTAATTGGGATTGGAGTCATAGCACTTGGTTTTATACTCATGTCAGGTGGTGGAAGCGATAACCCAAATGTATTTAGTGAAGACATCTTCAGTTTCAGAAGAATTAGATTAGCACCAACAACTGTACTTATTGGTTTTGGAATCACTGTTTATGCTATTCTTAAAAATCCAAAAAAAGTTTAA
- a CDS encoding cell division protein FtsX, which yields MSSSFDNFQKRRLISSYFSVVLSVFLVLFLLGILGFFIINSKKLANDFKENIAMTVFFKNEANDSILKNFGTELKASRFVKSYDYVAKEAAAKQHTDIIGEDFLEFLGENPLQNSFDIHLKADYVVKDSIAKIETGLRKNTMISDIVYDKQLVNLVNDNIKKVSMWILIVSVFLTFIAVLLINSSLRLSIHSHRFIIKTMQMVGATKSFIRKPFVIRSLKLGLLGAGLAIIALIGVLIYVQTNFPNLGILDDKALIGLVLLGVLGIGILITWLSTYFATQRFLNLRTDDLY from the coding sequence ATGAGTTCTTCCTTTGATAATTTTCAAAAACGCCGGTTAATTTCCTCTTATTTTTCAGTAGTGCTAAGTGTATTCTTAGTCTTATTCCTATTGGGAATACTTGGGTTTTTTATTATAAATTCTAAAAAATTAGCTAACGATTTCAAAGAAAATATTGCGATGACCGTATTTTTCAAGAATGAAGCTAATGACAGTATTTTGAAAAATTTTGGAACTGAATTAAAAGCAAGCCGTTTTGTAAAATCATACGATTACGTAGCCAAAGAAGCTGCAGCAAAACAACATACAGATATTATTGGTGAAGATTTCTTGGAATTCCTTGGTGAAAACCCGTTACAAAACTCCTTTGACATTCATCTAAAAGCAGATTATGTAGTTAAGGACAGTATCGCAAAAATCGAAACTGGCTTGCGCAAAAACACAATGATTTCGGATATCGTTTATGACAAACAATTAGTGAATTTAGTCAATGACAATATTAAAAAAGTAAGTATGTGGATTCTAATCGTTAGTGTTTTTCTGACCTTTATAGCCGTTTTATTAATTAATAGTTCATTGCGTTTATCAATCCATTCGCACCGATTTATCATCAAAACCATGCAAATGGTTGGCGCGACAAAATCATTTATCAGAAAACCATTTGTAATACGAAGCTTAAAACTTGGTCTTTTGGGCGCTGGTTTAGCTATTATTGCGTTGATTGGTGTTTTGATTTATGTTCAAACTAATTTCCCGAATCTTGGCATTCTTGATGACAAAGCACTAATTGGTTTGGTATTATTAGGCGTTTTGGGAATTGGTATTTTAATTACTTGGTTGAGCACTTACTTTGCTACACAACGTTTCTTGAATTTGAGAACAGACGACCTTTACTAG
- a CDS encoding leucine--tRNA ligase codes for MKYNPNEIEAKWQKYWAENQTFAAQNNSEKPKHYVLDMFPYPSGAGLHVGHPLGYIASDVYSRYKRHQGYNVLHPMGYDSFGLPAEQYAIQTGQRPEDTTSVNIDGGVDKEGNKIAGYRKQLDKIGFSFDWSREVRTSNPDYYKHTQWIFIQLFNSWYNKNSDKAEDISTLVSIFEKDGNANVNAVCDENIEIFLANEWNAFAKEQQEKILLQYRLTYLAETEVNWCPGLGTVLANDEIVNGVSERGGFTVVRKKMTQWSMRISAYAERLLQGLNDIDWSESIKESQRNWIGKSVGATVSFKLKEHEADIPVFTTRPDTIFGVTFMTLAPEHELVAQITTPEQKSEVESYIEKTSKRSERERMADVKTISGVFTGAYAEHPFTKEPIPVWIGDYVLAGYGTGAVMAVPCGDERDYAFANFFKGQNGMQEIKNIFANVDISKEAYGSKDIVIIANSDFLNGLNYKEATKKVIEELEKLNQGKGKTNYRLRDAVFSRQRYWGEPFPVYYVNGLPQMIDPKYLPIILPEVEKYLPTEEGLPPLGNATIWAWDTKNNEVINTDLVDNNTVFPLELNTMPGWAGSSWYWMRYMDAHNETEFASKEALKYWESVDLYIGGSEHATGHLLYSRFWNKFLKDKGFAPTEEPFKKLINQGMILGMSAFVHKIKNIGYFKNNDKDEIFNDLFDDLLGNVVISYDLLEGKKEYDAVAGELYNLGNIANGVNFDFSVLTNLGFELDKITFTTYQSHSPLEHVNVQDELDFERYNIWNREDLIKEPIVNSKGKIKVSREIEKMSKSKYNVVTPDDICNEYGADTLRLYEMFLGPLEQAKPWNTAGISGVFGFLKKLCRLYFDENGLIVTNNEPTKDNLKSLHKTIKKVAEDIESFSFNTSVSQFMICVNELSTQNCHSRAILEPLAIVISPYAPHIAEELWSLLGNAGSIATVDFPIFEAQHLVESNKEYPVSFNGKMRFTMVLPLDLTKEQIEEVVMKDERTIKQLEGRTPNKVIIVPGKIINLVG; via the coding sequence ATGAAATACAATCCGAACGAAATAGAGGCCAAATGGCAGAAATATTGGGCAGAAAATCAAACTTTTGCCGCACAAAATAATTCCGAAAAACCAAAACATTACGTACTTGATATGTTTCCTTATCCATCAGGAGCGGGATTGCACGTTGGGCATCCGTTGGGTTACATCGCTTCTGATGTGTATTCTCGATACAAAAGACATCAGGGTTATAATGTATTGCATCCAATGGGTTATGACAGTTTTGGGTTGCCAGCCGAACAATATGCGATTCAAACAGGTCAGCGTCCCGAAGATACTACCTCGGTAAATATTGATGGAGGAGTTGACAAAGAAGGAAATAAAATTGCCGGATACAGAAAACAGTTGGATAAAATTGGATTTTCATTCGATTGGAGTCGTGAAGTCCGTACTTCAAACCCGGATTATTACAAACATACGCAATGGATTTTCATCCAATTATTCAATTCTTGGTACAATAAAAACAGCGACAAAGCAGAAGATATTTCGACCTTGGTTTCGATTTTTGAAAAGGATGGAAATGCAAATGTCAATGCGGTTTGCGATGAAAATATAGAGATTTTTTTAGCAAATGAATGGAACGCTTTCGCAAAAGAACAGCAGGAGAAAATCCTTTTACAATATAGATTGACATATTTGGCCGAGACTGAGGTAAACTGGTGTCCGGGATTAGGGACGGTTTTGGCGAATGACGAAATTGTAAACGGTGTTTCGGAACGTGGTGGTTTTACGGTTGTCCGTAAAAAAATGACCCAATGGAGCATGCGAATTTCTGCTTATGCAGAGCGTTTGTTACAAGGTTTGAATGATATTGACTGGAGTGAAAGCATCAAGGAAAGCCAGAGAAACTGGATTGGAAAATCCGTTGGAGCGACTGTTTCTTTTAAGCTAAAGGAACATGAAGCTGATATCCCAGTTTTCACTACTCGTCCTGATACCATTTTTGGAGTTACGTTTATGACATTGGCACCGGAACATGAGTTGGTTGCTCAAATTACCACTCCAGAACAAAAATCGGAAGTAGAATCCTATATAGAAAAAACATCAAAACGTTCTGAAAGAGAACGTATGGCTGATGTAAAAACTATTTCGGGAGTATTTACTGGAGCGTATGCAGAACATCCGTTTACCAAAGAACCCATTCCGGTTTGGATTGGGGATTATGTTTTGGCGGGTTACGGAACAGGAGCTGTTATGGCGGTTCCTTGTGGAGACGAAAGAGATTATGCTTTTGCAAATTTCTTCAAAGGTCAAAACGGAATGCAGGAAATCAAGAACATTTTTGCGAATGTGGATATTTCCAAAGAAGCGTATGGTTCTAAAGACATTGTCATTATTGCCAATTCTGATTTCTTGAATGGATTGAATTACAAAGAAGCGACCAAAAAAGTTATCGAGGAATTAGAAAAATTAAATCAAGGAAAAGGAAAAACCAATTACCGTTTGCGTGATGCCGTTTTCTCTCGCCAAAGATATTGGGGAGAACCATTTCCGGTGTATTATGTGAATGGCTTGCCGCAAATGATTGATCCAAAATATTTGCCAATCATTTTGCCAGAAGTAGAGAAATACTTGCCAACCGAAGAGGGATTACCGCCTTTAGGAAATGCAACAATTTGGGCTTGGGATACCAAAAACAATGAAGTTATCAATACAGATTTAGTAGATAATAATACCGTTTTCCCTTTAGAATTGAACACGATGCCGGGTTGGGCAGGAAGTTCATGGTATTGGATGCGTTATATGGATGCGCATAATGAAACTGAATTTGCCAGTAAAGAGGCGCTAAAATATTGGGAAAGCGTAGATTTGTACATTGGCGGGAGCGAACACGCAACAGGTCATTTATTATATTCTCGTTTTTGGAATAAATTCTTAAAAGATAAAGGTTTTGCCCCAACAGAAGAACCATTCAAGAAACTGATTAATCAGGGAATGATTTTGGGAATGAGTGCTTTTGTGCATAAAATTAAGAACATTGGATATTTTAAAAATAATGATAAAGACGAAATATTTAATGATTTATTCGATGATTTATTAGGTAATGTAGTTATTTCATATGACTTGTTAGAAGGGAAAAAAGAATATGATGCTGTAGCCGGAGAATTATATAATTTAGGAAATATTGCAAATGGAGTTAATTTTGATTTTTCAGTATTGACAAATTTAGGATTTGAGTTAGATAAAATAACTTTTACAACTTACCAAAGTCATTCTCCATTAGAACATGTAAATGTGCAGGATGAATTAGATTTTGAAAGATATAATATATGGAACAGGGAGGATTTAATTAAAGAACCGATTGTTAACTCAAAGGGGAAAATAAAAGTTTCACGCGAAATCGAAAAAATGTCAAAATCGAAATACAATGTGGTGACTCCAGATGATATTTGTAACGAATACGGAGCAGATACCTTGCGTTTGTATGAGATGTTCTTAGGACCATTGGAACAAGCAAAACCATGGAATACTGCAGGAATTTCGGGAGTTTTTGGTTTCTTGAAAAAACTGTGCCGTTTGTATTTTGATGAAAATGGTTTGATTGTCACCAATAACGAACCCACAAAAGACAACTTGAAAAGTTTACACAAAACCATCAAAAAAGTGGCGGAAGATATTGAGAGTTTCTCATTCAATACATCGGTTTCTCAGTTTATGATTTGTGTGAATGAATTGTCAACTCAAAATTGTCATTCTCGTGCCATTCTGGAACCATTGGCTATTGTGATTTCGCCTTATGCGCCACACATTGCCGAAGAATTATGGTCGTTATTAGGGAATGCAGGTTCGATTGCAACGGTTGATTTTCCAATATTTGAGGCGCAACATTTAGTGGAAAGCAACAAGGAATATCCAGTTTCATTCAATGGAAAAATGCGTTTCACTATGGTTTTACCTTTGGATTTAACCAAAGAACAAATCGAGGAAGTTGTAATGAAAGACGAAAGAACCATCAAACAATTAGAAGGAAGAACACCAAATAAAGTGATTATTGTTCCGGGGAAAATAATTAATTTGGTTGGTTAA
- a CDS encoding alpha/beta fold hydrolase, protein MKNYIFLPIVLLFSALCLNVFGQTKSYPFEVAKTGNGKQSIIFLPGFASSGDVWNETKSNFEKDFTCYTFTMAGFAGVKPQPNASFKNWEIEIVNYIKANKIEKPIIVGHSMGGGLALAIASDYPELISKIAVVDALPCLAALRDPSFKSQENNNCASMVNQIAAMPEDDFYQMQKRNMAMLLADASKQDEAISWSMKSNRTTFGEMYCDFSNTDLRDKIATIKCPSLIVLEFGFSNYKAPIEAQYKNLKTASFEYANKGLHFIMYDDKDWYLAQLSNFIKS, encoded by the coding sequence ATGAAAAATTATATCTTCTTGCCTATCGTTCTGTTATTTTCAGCATTGTGTTTAAATGTATTTGGACAAACTAAATCATATCCCTTTGAGGTTGCCAAAACTGGAAACGGAAAGCAATCCATAATCTTCTTGCCTGGATTTGCCAGTTCTGGCGATGTTTGGAATGAAACAAAATCTAATTTTGAAAAAGATTTTACGTGTTACACTTTTACAATGGCTGGTTTTGCCGGAGTTAAACCACAACCCAACGCTTCATTTAAAAATTGGGAAATAGAAATTGTGAACTATATTAAAGCAAATAAAATAGAAAAACCAATTATAGTTGGTCACAGTATGGGTGGAGGACTTGCGTTGGCTATTGCTTCGGATTATCCTGAGCTAATAAGTAAAATTGCAGTTGTTGATGCGCTTCCTTGTTTGGCAGCTTTGAGAGACCCGTCTTTTAAATCGCAAGAAAATAACAATTGTGCTTCAATGGTCAATCAAATAGCGGCTATGCCTGAAGATGACTTCTATCAAATGCAGAAAAGGAACATGGCTATGCTTTTAGCAGATGCCTCAAAACAAGATGAAGCAATAAGTTGGAGTATGAAATCAAACCGAACAACTTTTGGTGAAATGTATTGTGATTTTTCAAATACCGATTTGAGAGATAAAATTGCAACAATAAAATGTCCTTCATTAATAGTATTGGAATTTGGTTTTTCAAATTATAAAGCTCCTATAGAAGCACAATATAAAAACTTAAAAACCGCCAGTTTTGAATATGCAAACAAAGGCTTACACTTTATTATGTATGACGACAAAGATTGGTATCTAGCACAACTAAGTAATTTTATAAAATCATAA
- a CDS encoding RNA polymerase sigma factor, translating into MEFEQLYKSYWQKVFRLCMGYVNDYDIAQDIAQETFIIVWQKLHTFRNESGVGTWIFRIASNNCLRQIDKEKRFPKSELPINITEEKHYSVEPQIQFLYKCIAELPEIDRIIISLELEEVKQAEIANIVGLSEANTRVKIHRIKERLTQKFKENGQ; encoded by the coding sequence ATGGAGTTTGAACAACTATACAAATCCTATTGGCAAAAGGTTTTTCGATTGTGCATGGGTTACGTAAATGATTATGATATTGCACAGGACATTGCACAGGAAACATTTATTATTGTTTGGCAAAAACTCCACACGTTTAGAAATGAATCGGGTGTTGGAACTTGGATTTTCCGAATTGCATCGAACAATTGCTTGAGACAAATTGATAAAGAAAAACGATTTCCCAAGTCGGAACTTCCAATAAATATTACCGAAGAAAAACACTATTCGGTAGAACCTCAGATTCAATTTTTGTACAAATGCATTGCCGAATTGCCAGAAATCGATCGTATCATTATTTCACTCGAACTGGAAGAGGTCAAACAAGCTGAAATTGCTAATATCGTGGGACTCTCAGAAGCCAATACAAGAGTGAAAATTCATAGAATAAAAGAAAGATTAACCCAAAAATTTAAAGAAAATGGACAATAA
- a CDS encoding zinc metallopeptidase: MGMSYIVLAGAIMLFSWLVSSRLKSKFEYYSKLQLQNGMSGAEIAEKMLADNGIRDVRVISVAGQLTDHYNPLDKTVNLSEAVYNQRNAAAAAVAAHECGHAVQHAVGYQWLTMRSKLVPVVNVASTYMQWILLAGILMIRTFPQLLLVGIIIFAATTLFSIITLPVEYDASHRALAWLESKNMLTQQEQAGAKDSLKWAARTYVVAALGSIATLLYYISIYMGGNRRN, encoded by the coding sequence ATGGGAATGAGTTATATAGTTCTAGCCGGAGCAATTATGCTTTTTAGTTGGTTAGTAAGTTCCAGGCTGAAAAGCAAATTTGAATATTATTCTAAATTGCAGTTACAAAACGGGATGAGTGGTGCTGAAATCGCCGAAAAAATGTTGGCTGATAACGGAATTCGCGATGTGCGAGTAATCTCAGTTGCGGGACAATTAACAGATCACTACAATCCATTGGATAAAACAGTGAATTTAAGTGAAGCGGTTTACAACCAAAGAAATGCGGCAGCAGCAGCAGTTGCGGCTCACGAATGTGGTCACGCAGTGCAACATGCAGTGGGATATCAGTGGTTGACAATGCGTTCTAAATTAGTTCCGGTAGTAAATGTTGCATCAACTTATATGCAATGGATTTTACTGGCAGGTATATTGATGATTCGTACTTTTCCACAATTGCTATTAGTAGGAATTATAATTTTTGCTGCTACGACTTTGTTTTCGATTATCACATTACCGGTAGAATACGATGCCAGCCATCGAGCATTAGCTTGGTTAGAAAGTAAAAATATGCTCACGCAGCAGGAACAGGCTGGTGCCAAGGATTCTCTTAAATGGGCAGCAAGAACCTATGTGGTAGCTGCTCTAGGTTCTATCGCGACCTTGCTGTATTATATTTCCATTTATATGGGAGGGAACAGGAGAAATTAA
- a CDS encoding Lrp/AsnC family transcriptional regulator — MKINSLVVEIDGIDKEILRFLMEDARMPILQIANKIGISGAAIHQRLRKLEQSGVISGSKFTVNNKILGYNTMAFVGIYLDKAARNPEAVRDLKKIPEVLECHYTTGNWSILIKIICRDNEHLMQLLNTKIQAIEGVSRTETFISLDQQIDRQIQL; from the coding sequence ATGAAAATCAATTCATTAGTGGTAGAAATAGATGGTATCGATAAAGAAATTTTACGTTTCTTGATGGAAGATGCTAGAATGCCAATTCTCCAAATCGCCAACAAAATAGGAATTTCAGGCGCTGCCATTCATCAACGTTTGCGAAAGCTCGAACAATCCGGAGTGATTTCGGGTTCAAAGTTTACGGTAAATAACAAAATTCTAGGTTACAATACAATGGCATTTGTGGGGATTTACTTAGACAAAGCGGCAAGAAATCCTGAAGCAGTAAGGGATTTAAAGAAAATTCCCGAAGTGTTAGAATGTCATTACACCACAGGAAACTGGTCTATCCTAATTAAAATTATTTGTCGGGATAATGAACATCTCATGCAATTGCTGAACACAAAAATACAGGCGATAGAAGGGGTTTCCAGAACCGAAACCTTTATTTCATTAGACCAGCAAATTGACAGACAGATACAGTTATAA